Proteins from a single region of Gordonia hongkongensis:
- a CDS encoding DUF2537 domain-containing protein, with product MTVEREGVEPTPWALGLIVGASCALFAAFVLVGVYLLIGEILRFLGIAAVLVVAGGLGWTLWEFRARPVWRWVVWGLLLGFLAGVASSIALLALGRPAP from the coding sequence GTGACCGTCGAGCGGGAGGGTGTCGAACCGACGCCGTGGGCCCTGGGGCTGATCGTCGGTGCCTCGTGCGCGCTGTTCGCCGCATTCGTCTTGGTCGGCGTCTACCTGCTCATCGGCGAGATCCTGCGGTTCCTCGGGATCGCCGCCGTATTGGTCGTCGCGGGCGGACTCGGATGGACCCTCTGGGAGTTCCGGGCGCGGCCCGTGTGGCGGTGGGTCGTGTGGGGACTGCTTCTCGGCTTCCTCGCCGGGGTCGCGTCGTCGATCGCGTTGCTCGCGCTGGGACGTCCCGCACCCTAG